The Strigops habroptila isolate Jane chromosome 13, bStrHab1.2.pri, whole genome shotgun sequence genome contains a region encoding:
- the RBM12 gene encoding RNA-binding protein 12, translated as MAVVIRLQGLPIVAGTMDIRHFFSGLTIPDGGVHIVGGELGEAFIVFATDEDARLGMMRTGGTIKGSKVTLLLSSKTEMQNMIELSRRRFETANLDMPPANASRSGPPPSSGMSGRVNLPTTVPNFNNPSPSVVTAATTVHESNKNIPTFSTASMGSAPPNLGSTFGSPTFSSTIPSTASPMNTVPPPPIPPIPAMPSLPPMPSIPPIPVPPPVPTLPPVPPVPPIPPVPPVPPMTPMPPISGMPPMNPPPVAPLPAGMNGSGAAVNMNSGLNPLFIGPMNPVNPIQMNSQSSVKPIPINPDDLYVSVHGMPFSATESDVKDFFLGLRVDAVHMLKDHVGRNNGNGLVKFFSPQDTFEALKRNRMLMIQRYVEVSPATERQWVAAGGHITFKQTLGPSGQSHPPPPQAHSRSKSPSGQKRSRSRSPHEQGFCVYLKGLPFESENRHVIDFFKKLDIVEDSIYIAYGPNGKAIGEGFVEFRNEADYKAALCHHKQYIGNRFIQVHPITKKAMLEKIDLIRKRLQNFNYDQREILLNAEGDGGSPKLCAHISNIPYNITKMEILQFLEGLAVEENAVQILVDNNGQGLGQALVQFKAEDDARKAERLHRKKLNGRDVVLRLITVEEMRDIERNPPSQGKKLLKIPIQGNAAVPGAQGAGGDEHAFLGGNAKDANNGPPFNFPGNFSGSGSFGPPLPPPGVGGFPDSRPGMPTAAASGLPGAGVEVPGFAGGPGNLSGPAGFSGGPQAFGNGPGNVSGPPAFGAGPPGIAGGHGHMSGPPGFGPGPGNIHVSGPPGFATGSGKPGPTVIKVQNMPFTVSVDEILDFFYGYQVIPGSVCLKYNEKGMPTGEAMVAFESRDEAMAAVVDLNDRPIGSRKVKLVLG; from the coding sequence ATGGCTGTGGTCATCCGCTTGCAAGGTCTCCCGATTGTGGCGGGGACCATGGACATTCGCCACTTCTTCTCTGGATTGACCATCCCTGATGGGGGCGTGCATATTGTAGGGGGTGAACTGGGTGAGGCTTTCATCGTTTTTGCCACTGATGAAGATGCCAGGCTTGGTATGATGCGCACAGGTGGTACCATTAAAGGGTCGAAAGTAACGCTGTTGCTGagcagtaaaactgaaatgcagaacaTGATAGAACTCAGTCGTAGGCGTTTTGAAACTGCCAATCTAGATATGCCACCAGCAAACGCTAGCAGGTCGGGACCCCCACCTAGTTCTGGAATGAGTGGAAGGGTTAACTTACCTACTACTGTACCTAACTTTAATAATCCTTCTCCTAGTGTAGTAACTGCTGCTACTACTGTGcatgaaagcaataaaaacatACCCACATTTTCTACTGCCAGTATGGGGAGCGCACCTCCAAATCTTGGGAGTACCTTTGGTAGCCCAACATTTAGCTCAACTATACCTAGCACAGCATCCCCAATGAATACAGTACCTCCTCCACCAATCCCTCCTATCCCAGCTATGCCATCTTTGCCACCAATGCCTTCTATTCCCCCTATACCTGTTCCACCTCCTGTACCCACTCTGCCTCCTGTTCCTCCGGTTCCTCCAATACCCCCTGTGCCCCCCGTACCTCCAATGACACCTATGCCTCCCATATCAGGAATGCCTCCTATGAATCCTCCACCCGTAGCACCTTTACCTGCTGGAATGAATGGGTCTGGAGCAGCAGTGAATATGAACAGCGGCTTGAATCCATTGTTTATTGGTCCCATGAATCCTGTAAATCCTATCCAGATGAATTCTCAAAGTAGTGTCAAGCCGATTCCAATCAATCCAGACGATTTGTATGTCAGCGTTCATGGAATGCCCTTTTCTGCAACAGAATCTGATGTGAAAGACTTTTTCCTTGGGCTCCGTGTGGATGCAGTCCATATGCTGAAGGATCATGTAGGTCGAAATAATGGAAATGGACTAGTtaagtttttttctcctcaagaTACGTTTGAAGCCCTGAAGCGAAACAGAATGCTGATGATTCAGCGCTATGTTGAAGTTAGTCCTGCGACAGAGAGACAGTGGGTGGCTGCTGGAGGCCACATAACTTTCAAGCAAACCCTGGGTCCCTCCGGGCAGTCCcacccacctcctccccaggcTCATTCTAGGTCCAAATCTCCTAGTGGACAGAAAAGGTCACGGTCGAGATCTCCCCATGAACAGGGTTTCTGTGTCTATTTGAAAGGTCTTCCCTTTGAATCAGAGAACAGACACgtgatagatttttttaaaaagctggatATAGTTGAAGACAGCATTTATATAGCTTATGGACCTAACGGGAAGGCGATCGGAGAGGGGTTTGTTGAGTTCAGGAATGAAGCCGATTATAAAGCAGCTTTGTGTCATCATAAGCAGTACATAGGGAATCGCTTTATTCAGGTTCATCCAATTACTAAAAAGGCAATGTTAGAAAAGATAGATTTGATTCGTAAAAGATTGCAGAACTTCAACTATGACCAGAGAGAAATCCTCTTGAATGCTGAGGGAGATGGAGGCTCGCCAAAATTGTGTGCGCATATATCTAATATTCCATACAATATAACAAAAATGGAAATCCTTCAGTTTCTAGAGGGACTGGCAGTAGAAGAAAATGCTGTACAAATTCTTGTTGATAATAACGGGCAAGGTTTAGGACAAGCGCTGGTTCAGTTTAAAGCTGAAGATGATGCTCGTAAGGCAGAACGTTTGCACCGTAAAAAACTGAATGGAAGAGATGTTGTTTTGCGTTTGATAACTGTAGAAGAAATGAGAGACATTGAGAGAAACCCACCATCTCAAGGGAAAAAGCTACTGAAAATCCCGATCCAAGGAAACGCGGCTGTGCCGGGAGCacagggtgctggtggggatgAGCATGCTTTCTTGGGGGGAAATGCGAAAGATGCAAACAATGGTCCTCCGTTTAATTTCCCTGGTAACTTCAGTGGGTCTGGCTCGTTTGGTCCCCCTCTGCCTCCGCCTGGAGTAGGTGGTTTTCCCGATTCTAGACCAGGAATGCCTACAGCTGCAGCTAGCGGTTTACCTGGTGCAGGTGTTGAGGTCCCAGGTTTTGCAGGTGGCCCTGGCAATTTGAGTGGACCAGCGGGTTTTTCAGGGGGTCCTCAGGCTTTCGGTAATGGTCCTGGCAATGTAAGTGGACCCCCTGCCTTTGGTGCTGGTCCTCCAGGGATTGCTGGTGGTCATGGACATATGAGTGGACCTCCAGGGTTTGGACCTGGACCAGGAAATATACATGTTAGTGGACCCCCGGGTTTTGCAACAGGCTCTGGGAAGCCAGGACCAACTGTCATTAAAGTGCAAAATATGCCCTTTACTGTTTCGGTGGATGAaattttggatttcttttatGGTTACCAAGTGATCCCTGGTTCagtgtgtttaaaatacaatgaaaaaggCATGCCCACTGGAGAAGCAATGGTTGCATTTGAGTCTCGTGATGAAGCTATGGCAGCAGTTGTTGATTTAAATGACAGGCCTATAGGCTCCAGAAAAGTAAAACTTGTTTTAGGGTAA